The Cognatishimia activa nucleotide sequence TGCCCTTCCTGGCGCAGGCGGGGTGATCAGCTCGTTCACGTCTTACGCAATCGCCAAAGCCTGGGCGAGACCGGATGAGAATTACGGAGAAGGCGCCGAAGGCGGGGTGGTGGCAACGGAAGCGGCCAATAACGCGACTGTTGGTGGTACGCTAGTGCCCTCGCTCGCTCTTGGCATTCCGGGCGATGCGTCGTCTGCCATGTTGCTGGGCGCCTTGTTGATTTTGGGTTTTGTACCCGGCCCAATCCTATTTGAACAGCAACCGGACATGGTGGGCGGTATCTTCTTGGTCTATCTCGCCTCCAATGTGTTTTTGCTGATTGCCGGAATTTTGGTGACGCCTCTGTTCGTTTACATTCTGCGTATCCCGAAATTCTACCTGATCCCAGTAGTTTTGCTTCTGTGTTCCATTGGTACATTTGCCCTTCAGGCGTCGGTGTTTGACCTGATGGTGATGCTGGGGTTTGGGCTCGTTGGTATTCTGTTCAGAGCTGCAAACTACCCGCTTTCACCGATTGTGATCGGTTTGATTTTGGGCCCGATCCTAGAAAACAACCTGCGTAGAGCCTTGTTGATCTCTCGAGAAGGATACTGGATTTTCGTGGATCGTCCTGTTGCCGCAACTCTGCTTGTTATCAACATCCTGCTGGTCGTAGGCGCATTCTGGGTTGCTCTCAGAAACCGGCGTAACAAAAATCAACTTTCAAAAGCTTAGCCAATGCTAAGTAGCTGTTAGAATTGTACCAATCTCTACCGAACACTATACGAAAACCGAGGCCGAAAAACGATCGCTAAAGATTACAATGAGAATCCAAGGTACATGGTGGTATGGGCTGACAAAGTCTTCTCGGTTCAGAAGTTGCGGATCACGTATTATTTAAAAGTTTGGGGATGCTCGAGACCAAGACTAAAGCATGTGAGAGTCACGCATGCCTGACAAATTAGAAACCGGAAAACACTCATACTTTGAACGTTTCCCGATAGACTTATCGCCGTAGTAATACCATCTAGAACTTCTGATTTAACGACGGCTAACGATACTGCCAGTTCGTTGGGCTTACGAAACACCAATTGTAGGTGGCGCTTTTCAGGTGTCTTGAAGTGGCAGGAGTCAAACTTGGCGTTCAGGTAATCGCAATACCAAACCTTCCATATCCACCGTCACCTTCAATTGACATGTCAACCGAGATAAGCGTTCGTTTGGCTCATACGCGAACTCTAACATGTCCTCTTCTACGTCGCCTTTTGTCACAAGCTTGTCCACCCAGGCGTCATCGACATAAACATGACAGGTCGAGCATGCGCAGGCACCACCACAATCGGCTTCAATGCCAGCTATGTTATTGTCTCGCGCGCCCTCCATTACTGAAGATCCAACAGGAATATCAACAGTTCTAGCCTGTCCTTCAAAACTAAAAAACGTGACTTTGACCATACATTCTTACTCCAGCAGGCCGCGCTCGGTGAGCACCTTGCGTGCCACGCGGAAACATTCCAAGGATTGTGGAACGCCGCAGTAGATGCCAATTACGTGGATGATCGACTGAATTTCTTCCTTGGTGACGCCATTGTTCAAAGCACCTTTGCAGTGAACTTCCCACTCGTGCATTTTGCCCAGTGCGCCGATCATCGCGAGGTTCATCATTGAACGCGTCTTGTGATCGATAGTGTCGTCACCCCAGCCAAAACCCCAGCACCAGGCGGTCATTGCTTCCTGGAATGGGCGCGTGAAATTATCCGCCGCGGCGAGATTCTTTTCGACATATTCCGCGCCCAAAGTGGATTTGCGCTGCTCCAGGCCCTTCAGGAACAGGTCTTCGTCAAACTGACTCATGGTTTCTCCGTTTAAAAAAGGGGCGGTCCCGGAGCCTCCTCCAAGACCGCCCCGTTGCATCTGCAGATTATTCTGCGGGTTCTTGTGTTGCGATCTTGGACGCCGTGCTAGGCACGCCAACCTTTTCACGCTGACCATCGCGCCAGATGGCCTTGAGCACTGCGAATGCCATCAGCACCATGACCAGCGAGAATGGCAATGCGCCAATCACCATTGCCGTCTGGATTGCTGACAGGCCGCCCACGATCAACAAGGCACCAACAACAAGCGCCAGAGCTGCACCCCAGAACAGGATGTGCGGACGGGCCTTGGGGCCTTCGTCGCCGCCTGCGTTGATGGTGTTGATGATCAGAACAGCCGAGTCCGCCGAGGTGACCAAGTAGGTCAACAGCAGCACTACAACCATTACAGACATAATCCATGACATATTGTCGGACAGCAGCACCGCAAGGGTCGCAAACAGCTGATCTGACGTGCCTGCGGCCGCGATCGACGCCTCACCCTGCAGGGTCAGATCAATAGCTGTGCCACCCACAATGGCGAACCAGACAAAACACATGATCGACGGGATGATCATCGCACCCAGTACGTATTCACGCACGGTACGGCCACGCGAAATGCGCGCCAAGAACACGCCCACAAAGGGAGCAAAGGCAATCCACCACGCCCAGTAAAAGATCGTCCAGGCACCCTGCCAACCAGACAGGCGGCTTTCAGTACCAACCTCGTAAGCAGCAGCAATATCTTCCGCGGACAGGCCAGCAGCTGCAGCAGGCAGCCCATCGGTAAAGCTTTGCAGCGTACCCCATGGGCTTGTTGCGGCGCCGTGGATGGCAGAAATCTCTTCAGCTGACAGTGCCTGAACCGCAGCAGGAGCCGAAGCGGTAAAGCTGTCCAGTGGCGTAGAAGACCAGACCGCTAAGATTGTGCTAGGGATCGAGACGAGATAGTCGAATATCCCGACAAACAAAGCCTGCAGGCCAAACATCGTCGAGCCAAAGATAACAAAGAACGCCAGCAGCAGGAAACTAAGAACCATGTTCAGGTTGGACAGCCACTTGATGCCTTTGCCTACGCCAGACAACGCCGACAAGGTTGACGCGCCCATGATCACGGCTAGCGCAACCAAAATACCGGCCATGCTGGCTTTGACGGTGCCTTCTGCGTCAGTAGTCTGCAACCAGTCACCGAGCCCGATCCGTGACAGGCCGGCGATGAACTGTTCAACTCCGAAGCCCAGCGTCTGGGACACGCCCAGCACAGTGGCAACAACGGCGACGATGTCGACGATGTGACCCAGCGGGCCGGACAGCGCCTTGCCAAAGATTGGAACCAAGCCAGACCGGATGGTCAACGGCAGATCGCGACGGAAGGCAAAATACGCCAGCGATAAACCGACGATGGCATAGCTTGCCCAGGCAGCAAGCCCCCAGTGGGTGAAGGACCACACATAGGCAGATCGCACGTTATTCAGCGCCGATGGGTCTGTCACACCAGTGATGGTGTCCGGGTTTACGCCAAAGTGATACATTGGCTCCGCGGTCGCAAAGGTCAGCATCCCAATGCCGATCCCTGCCCCAAACATCATCGAGAACCAGGAAAAGCTCGAAAACTCGGGCTTGTCATCCTCATGGCCCAGTTTCAACCGCCCGGCCGCAGGCCATAGCGCCAGCCCAATACAGACGATCACATAGAAGGCCATCACATAGACGTACCAGAAGTTGAACGAGGTCAGGATCGCTGAGTTCAGATTAGACAGAACCGCACCCGCCTGTGAAGGAAAGGCAACTGACCAGATGATCAGAGCACCGACGACGATTTTGGCGGTGATGGCCACGTCTTTGGTAAAACCTCGATAAAAGCCGCTCTCTGCGGTCTTAATCGGCAGATCTGTTAGCGGTGGTTGGATTGACATAGTCTCTCTCCCTCTCCTTTTTTGCGTTTACTTCGATTCAGCCGCGCAACCGAATGGCAACATTCTTGGTTTGCACGTAGTTCCAGAGCGCCTCGCGCCCCTTCTCCCGGCCGTAGCCAGATTTTCCGTAACCGCCGAAGGGAGTTTCAACCCCTCCGGCGTACCACTCATTGACAAAAACCTGACCCGCACGGATTTCGCGTGCAGCTTTGGTCGCTCGGTCAATGTCACTGGTAAAAACACCACCGACGAGACCGTAGGGCGTCCCATTTGCAATCTGGATTGCTTCTGCATCATCCTTGAATTTCAGAACGGACAGGACTGGTGCGAATGCTTCCTCATTGGCAATCGTCATGCCTGGTGTCACTCCGGTCAAAAGAGTTGGTTCAAGGAAGGCACCAGGGATGTTCATCTTTCGCCCACCCGTTGCCGCCGTTGCTCCGACGGAAATCGCCTCCGACACCATGCCGGCAGCGCGGTCACGCTGTGCCTCGCTGACCATCGCTCCCATGTTTGCGCCAAACTCACCGAAGTCGATGCCCGGGCCAACATTCAGGTTTTTGGCCGTATCAACAATACGTTCCACCAATTCATCGTGGCGGCTTTCATGAACAATCACACGGCTCATGGCGGAACAGACTTGTCCCGCGTTGAAATAAATGCCCCAACGCACGTCGTTGGCAAAAGCTTCCAAGTCTGCGTCATCATGCACGATAGCCGCAGATTTTCCTCCCAGTTCCAATACGCATGGAACAATATTGCGTGCTGCGGCTGTGGCGATTGCAACTCCAGTTGGGACGGAACCTGTGAAGACAATTTGGTTCACATGAGGATGGGCAGACAAAGCAGCACCTGCCTCATGACCCAGACCACAAAGGATGTTTACAGCTCCTGAAGGCAAGCCAACCACTTCGGCTGCTTGAGCAAACCAGGCGTTTGTCAGAGGTGTCAATTCTGGGGTTTTGATAACAACCGTATTGCCAGTTGCCAGCGCCGCAGAAAGCGAACGCGCGGTCATTTCCATCGGATAGTTCCAAGGAATGATCTGTGCCGAAACGCCATAGGGCTCGTAGGTGGTGAAGTCGAAATAGTTTGAACCCAGCGGGATCGAACGACCTTCTACTGTTTCAGCTTGATTACCGTAGTATTCAAAATACCGAGCAGCCGCTTCGACTTCCATCCGGGCTTCCCAAAGGGGTTTGCCCTGCTCTCTGGTTAGCACCGGCGCGATTTCGTCGATCTTTTCGAGCAGGAAATGACCCATACGCTGCACCATGCGGCCACGCTCGACAGGGCGCAGATCGCTGAGTGCACCAGATAGATGAACCCGTCGCGCTGCCATGACAGCACGATTTACGTCGTCTGCATCAGCGAGCGCCTGTTCAGCCAGTTTTTGGCCGGTTCCCGGATCAATAACGTCGATACGCCCCGCGCCGCCGTTAACCCATTGGCCGTCGATATAATTCTGCCAGTAAGGCTTCACTTCATGCATGATATCCTCCAACCCTTTGACGAGGCGCTATCTGCACCGCGCCAAATTCAGTGTTTCTTCTGTAAGAATGTGACGGGCTTATTCTGTTGACTTGGGCGCGCAATCGACCGCTTCTCGTATCCACTGATGCAGTTTGGCGACTGAGTGTTCACTCATAACACCACAGGAAGGGTCAAGAACCAGCGGACCCGGGCGGAAGCCTTTGGATCTCAAGCCGCGGTTCACAGACTCGACCAGTCGGATATCCTCCTCTACCGTGGTTTCCCGATCCTGAATCGCCAACTTGCGAATTACGTCGCTTTCGTGACCACCTTCGGTAAACCAGCCCCGCCATACGGTGCATTTATCAACGGCATTTGCGCGCCAGTGGTATGTATTAAGCACATTGCCTGGATAGCACTGGAATGAGAAAGCTGGCCACAGGAACCAAGATTGGTAGTCCCCAGCATGAGGCACGGACATATCAATTGGATAGGTCATGTTTTCCAGTGCTTGGCACTCGGTCACATGCCGGAGAACATAACCACCATTGATGTCAGGCTGGATATCGTAGGTTTCCGGCTTGATGACTCCCGTTGAA carries:
- a CDS encoding 2Fe-2S iron-sulfur cluster-binding protein, whose translation is MVKVTFFSFEGQARTVDIPVGSSVMEGARDNNIAGIEADCGGACACSTCHVYVDDAWVDKLVTKGDVEEDMLEFAYEPNERLSRLTCQLKVTVDMEGLVLRLPERQV
- a CDS encoding carboxymuconolactone decarboxylase family protein — protein: MSQFDEDLFLKGLEQRKSTLGAEYVEKNLAAADNFTRPFQEAMTAWCWGFGWGDDTIDHKTRSMMNLAMIGALGKMHEWEVHCKGALNNGVTKEEIQSIIHVIGIYCGVPQSLECFRVARKVLTERGLLE
- a CDS encoding BCCT family transporter; translation: MSIQPPLTDLPIKTAESGFYRGFTKDVAITAKIVVGALIIWSVAFPSQAGAVLSNLNSAILTSFNFWYVYVMAFYVIVCIGLALWPAAGRLKLGHEDDKPEFSSFSWFSMMFGAGIGIGMLTFATAEPMYHFGVNPDTITGVTDPSALNNVRSAYVWSFTHWGLAAWASYAIVGLSLAYFAFRRDLPLTIRSGLVPIFGKALSGPLGHIVDIVAVVATVLGVSQTLGFGVEQFIAGLSRIGLGDWLQTTDAEGTVKASMAGILVALAVIMGASTLSALSGVGKGIKWLSNLNMVLSFLLLAFFVIFGSTMFGLQALFVGIFDYLVSIPSTILAVWSSTPLDSFTASAPAAVQALSAEEISAIHGAATSPWGTLQSFTDGLPAAAAGLSAEDIAAAYEVGTESRLSGWQGAWTIFYWAWWIAFAPFVGVFLARISRGRTVREYVLGAMIIPSIMCFVWFAIVGGTAIDLTLQGEASIAAAGTSDQLFATLAVLLSDNMSWIMSVMVVVLLLTYLVTSADSAVLIINTINAGGDEGPKARPHILFWGAALALVVGALLIVGGLSAIQTAMVIGALPFSLVMVLMAFAVLKAIWRDGQREKVGVPSTASKIATQEPAE
- a CDS encoding aldehyde dehydrogenase family protein, encoding MHEVKPYWQNYIDGQWVNGGAGRIDVIDPGTGQKLAEQALADADDVNRAVMAARRVHLSGALSDLRPVERGRMVQRMGHFLLEKIDEIAPVLTREQGKPLWEARMEVEAAARYFEYYGNQAETVEGRSIPLGSNYFDFTTYEPYGVSAQIIPWNYPMEMTARSLSAALATGNTVVIKTPELTPLTNAWFAQAAEVVGLPSGAVNILCGLGHEAGAALSAHPHVNQIVFTGSVPTGVAIATAAARNIVPCVLELGGKSAAIVHDDADLEAFANDVRWGIYFNAGQVCSAMSRVIVHESRHDELVERIVDTAKNLNVGPGIDFGEFGANMGAMVSEAQRDRAAGMVSEAISVGATAATGGRKMNIPGAFLEPTLLTGVTPGMTIANEEAFAPVLSVLKFKDDAEAIQIANGTPYGLVGGVFTSDIDRATKAAREIRAGQVFVNEWYAGGVETPFGGYGKSGYGREKGREALWNYVQTKNVAIRLRG